gctcagcagtagagcaatcACCTAGcaagtgggaggccctgggttggaccctcagcaccacacataataaaataaaggtattgtatccaactacaactaaaaaataaatattcttaaaaaagaatcagagagCTTATCTTTAAAAAGCATGTAAGCCAAACTATTATCTAGTGCCTCAGGAGGACTAAGAATTTTCTTATCAGAATTTTTCATAGGCAGAGTGACTTAATCTTCCCTAGTTTATGTGATTGGCAATTACAAATGCTAATGTTTTTAATCTTAATGGCAGAAAACTATCTTCCAAGGACACTGCACTAAGGAcaattttaattcattcatttagttgttcattcattcaacaaatatttattactacCAGTAATTTTCAGACAGACCAACAGCTTCTCCTCCTGGCCCCTACTTTCCAGATCTTGAATTCTTTGGCTCTTACACAGAGACAAGGTTACCTTTGGGCAGGAGTGTTTAAGAAAAGCTCTAAGACTCCTCCCAATCCATTGTTcttatgcattatttatttataggttgTTATCTTCCAATATATCCAGAGAGGCACTCAGTGGGTCTTCCCATGCTGTTAACTACCAAGGAATTAGtccctacagaaaaaaaattgaaatgctgGAGGAAATGCGAATGTTTTCACttcaagcactttttaaaatttaaagtcataATTAGGGGCCTTTTAAAGCAACCCAAATTCTTGCTCTTTCTTCACAAAGCAAGTTTTTtgctctttacaaaaaaaaaaaaaaaaaaaaaaggctgggcgCAGTagtgcacgcctgcaatcccagcggctctggaggcggaggcaggaggactcccaattcaaagccagcttcagcaaaagcgaggccctaaacaactcagtgagaccctgtctctaaataaaacacaaaggggatgtggctcactggtcagTGCTCCAGagtacaatccccagtatccaccccACCCATACACAAACGAAAGCCTCACACTTTACTTTGTCGCCTTGCCTGGTTTGATTCAAAGGGCATTAAAAATATCTTGACTCCGTTAATCCTAATTCTGACAGAAGGAAATATCTCTAAGCCATGTTAATGTAGCCTGCAGCTTCTATCTCCAACGGATGTTctctaaaatcttttttaattttttaaatcccaCTTAAAGATCTTCACTAAACTGCAGGGGCTGTTTTTAACTTTGAATACTACAGGTCTTAAGTAAAACAAGTCAACTTCCTGCGCTTTCTGGAAAGGTCGGGATTTAAATCATTTAAGTGCTTTAGACAATGGTGTGGTTACCAGATAAAGAGGGGCTACACCTAAAGTTGGTACTTCGGCTTATAAAGGGTGGTTCCTGTTGGATTctttgatataaatatattttaattatgtaaaccGCAAGGTGCAAGGGAAGTGGCCAGTGCCCAACGCGTAAACCGATCTCCTGTGCCGCTCTCCAAAAATCCCAGTCTCCGCTGTCCTCCCCAGCCACGGAATTCATGCAAATCAGTCTTCTAACCCCGGGGCAATACGAACTACTTTCGCGCCACTCGCTCAGGACCGTGTAGCTGTGTAGAGAGCATCGTCCTCACAGCTCCCAAAGAGTCACTTTTTCAAAGGTAATTTTAGGAGTCACCAAGGCTATCCTTTGAGCTCAGAATATGTGGAGGGCCAAGGTTTTTTATCTGGGCTTGAGTAGATCTCGCTCCCGGTCGGGTTGTTAGCTAACCTTGCAGGACCTGCACCACAACGCGGGAAAGCCGGCCCGAGCCCCGCCCCTCCGAGCCCAGGTTGAGCGCCCCTCCTGCCGGCAGCTCGGCTCCCTCTGCAGCTCCTCTGTAGGACCGCGGCGCGTGGCTGCTCGGCTCACCCGGCTCGGAGCACAGCCTGGGTGCTCGCTGCCAGCATGAAGGGTCGCCGCGTGCTGGTGAGGGCTGGGCGGGCGAACCTGAGGGGGCGGGTGCGATGGGGGCTGGACGCGAGCGGGCTGGAGGCTACACCCCTCGAGTCGGCCACGGAGTGTGCTTATCAACTGGTGGTCGCCCTGGGCGTCGCCCTTTTGGGCAAGTCTTGGATTTTTGTGCCGCTGGGGGAATTTAGGGCCAGTGGCAAACCCGCCAGCATGCGCACCGGCGTGCGGATAGTTGCGGAGAAGAGAGCTGTTTGTAAGGATGGTTGGCCACGCTGGGGAGCCTGGGCACGTGTGCTCGAGATGCACGTGCGCTTGCCAGAGCCCGGGGACTGGCCAGACTCGGGGCACACGCACGGCAGCCGCCAGCCCAGCTCTCTCCTGTTTGCAGCTCTTGGGCCAGTGGGTGGCCGTGGGATGCGCATCCTCGGTGGCTGCTTCTAACTGTTGAGCGTCTTGCAAACGCATCATTTTAGAAGTTGGGTTGTATACGGGAGAAGTTTTGTTTCGTTTGTCCCAGGTAGTGGTTAATTGCAGGCCTGGATAATCCAAACCATTTGCCACCATTTACTCATTCCTCACTTTCTTCTCTCACCTCCCAACCTCAATTCGCAGCAGCGAGTTGCACTCAATGGTACGTTACTGTTTGCTCTAACGGAAGCCAGAATGTAGGCCTGCCCAGGAAGCGGATAGTAGAGTGGGGGTTGGGTGGAAAGGAAGAGAATGACTGCTTAAAATAAATAGCAGGGGTTAAGGACCCACGTGGGGGAGGCGGGGATGGGTGGGAGGGGGCGTGGTTTCAGCCTGGCCATAGGCCGGGTGGCACTGGGCTCGGGCTTCCAGAATGAAGAAAGCCACGTGTTAGCTGAGCTTTGAATCTGATTTAACTGGGTTGGTGTTTGGGCCACCCTGTGATTTGAGTAATGTCCTCTGAGTTTTAGTGTCCTCATTTGTTTAGTGAAAGTAATGATAGCACCTTTGTTGCAAAGACTTAGAGCGGACTTAGTGCCTGGTATGAAATACAAAACCCAGTATAAATGGTATTAGTTGTTCTGCTTGCCAGAAAAGTTCATGTCTGTCATGACCATTTGCTGTCTTTTCCTCCAAAAGTACATTTGCCAGGTAAATAACTCTTGGCACGCGCTGACTTGTTAAATCTTCGCTTGTCTTTCCCTGACAGCTCCAGTAAAATGCCTCCCTTGAGGCTGCCTTGGGCCTCTCATGGCTTGCAGGTAGATTGGTGAGAATCCCTGAAGTAATGTATGGAGCACTGCTGTTTTAAGAGATTGCAGACTTGAGTTTTTCCAGCCCTGTGATCTGGGGCAGTCTTTTCCACCTTCCTGGGGCCATGAATTGCTTCCGCTGAAAATTGGGGGAGGGGTTTTTGAGATACCTTTCCGCTCCTAACATAAATTGTATACATTTACATGTAACCTTTTATATTTTGTAGCTCTGCCTGTTACCATGTTTTCCTACCTTGCTAAAAGGTCAAAAGACGGAAACTTCCTAAGAGGATTGAATGGCATTCTCTTAGGGGCATAGGGAAATTACTATGGAAATTCTTGCCAGTAATTTGCAAGAGACTGAAATGTGGAATGTGGAGTGAAGGTGATCAAGAATGTTCTTTCCatgactgggggtgtggctcagtggtggaacactttcctagcatatgtgaggtcctgggttcgattctcagcactgcatataaaaatattttttttaaaaaaagaatgttcggggctggggatgtggctcaagcggtagtgccctcgcctggcatgtgtgtggcccgggttcgatcctcagcgccacgtacaaacaaagatgttatatcaaccgaaaactaaaaaataaatattaaaaattttctctctctctctcaaaaaaaaagaatgttcttttGATTCACCTGACACCTCACATCTTAGCATTGTTTTGTGAGACAGCAAAGTTGACTTTCAAAGATTTGGGTGTAAGGACTCAACTGTTATTCCAtggtcttacagaaagaaaatagaagcatAGAAACTAAAGCAATGCTTAAGTCTCGATAAAGACTAAGAAATGGCAGAAATGACTACAGTTGTGTTTTCTCATGAACAATGCAAGACTGTtcattgattgaatgaatgaagcGTTTTCATATTTACCAATAATTTGCATGTTatcaaaggactttaaaaacaaaaacaaaaaccctgaagtCCCTTGCCCTCCCAGACTATCTAACTCAGGGCCTCCTgtttgccaggcaagtgctctaccactgtgctatacccccagccctaaaGTACTTgagtcttttgtgtgtgtgtggtgctggggattgaacccacgatCTTGTGCTTGTGAGAtgagcattctaccaactgacaATCTATGGTAATAGAGTGCTAAAATAGAATCAGGTACTCTGCCTAGGTTTGGAGTGCTAGTTGAActataacttgatttttttaaaaaaaatatttattggggctgaggatgtggctcaagcggtagcgcgctcacctggcatgcgtgcggcccgggttcgatcctcagcaccacatgccaacaaagatgttgtgtccgctgagaactaaaaaataaatattaaaaattctctctctttctctctctcccctctctcactctctctttaaaaaaaaatatttattgagttgtagatgaacacacagtatctttatttattttatgtggtcgtgaggctcaaacccagtgcctcacacatgtgaggctcaaacccagtgcctcacacatgtgaggcaagcactttaccactgagctatagcctcagcccctAAGACTTGATTTCTTATACTATTTGATTTGTAAGGACTTGTGCTGAAATCATACTCCTCCTGATGGGAATGCGGCCTGTTGGGAAGCCTGCCATCTTGAAGTAGAGGTCCTGACTGATTTTCATAGTTTGGAAAATTAGCATCACAGTACAGAGCCTAAAGCTTACATCAAAAAAGACCTCATTAGCTTGATTTTGGCTTGAGGGAGAAAAATCGCTCAGGCATTTtgtacttttgaaattttcttttagtagtgctatttaatttttaaaagaggttggattttaaaagtttagCATTAAGCTCCTGTGGGGCTCATTATAATGCTAAGAACTTGGGCATTTAAGGTTGGGAAGAGGTAGCTCAGAAGATGTttgaataaattgataaatatcaCTAAAATTGTCTCCAAAGGGATAACGTAGAATTTGACCTGGTTTTGAAGATACTTATAGCAATTGCAAATCTTCCTTTTTCTGTGTATAGTGTGAGAAATGGACATACCTACTTTGCTGTTTAAACCTCCTAAACTCAAAAGTGATGTCTTTAGTTGGATACTATAGTAAACATCCACTTAATAGTATTGCCATTTCCATTTGCAGCAAAAGGATCTCAGAGTAAAGAACTTAAAGAAATTCAGATATATGAAGTTGATTTCCATGGAAACCTCGTCATCCTCTGATGACAGTTGTGACAGCTTTGCTTCTGATAATTTTGCAAACACGGTAAGTGCTGCCTGAGAATAAACAGGATTGAGTCTGCAGTGCTCAAAATGCCCCAAATGCTTTGTGCGTGATTAAAACTGCTTGCTTTTTGCCTACATTTCTATACAGCCGTTATGAAAATACAGTATGCACTgtaatttcatttcactttttgcTGTGGTTCTAGGTAGTAATTGTTGGAGATAGATTAGCTACTTATTCTATCCTTTTGAAATGTCGCCTAACCTAACATGCCTGATGATTTGCCATAACAACTTAGAAATCATTTGTAAACCTCAGAACCATTTTTCTTTGTAACAAAAGCTATTCTCTTGTAGTGCACTTGTAAATGTGATTTGCTCTCTGCACGGTTTATGGAAAATTggttcttgaaaaagaaaaaaaaaatgtacaaccacatttatttatttattttacagaaaccTAAATTCAGGTCAGATATCAGTGAAGAACTGGCAAATGTTTTTTATGAGGACTCTGATAATGAATCTTTCTGCGGCTTTTCAGAAAGTGAGGTGCAAGATGTGTTAGACCATTGTGGATTTTTACAGAAACCAAGGCCAGATGTCACTAACAAACTGGCCAGTATTTTTCATGCCGACTCTGATGATGAATCATTTTGCGGTTTCTCAGAGAGTGAGATTCAAGATGGAATGGTGAGTTTGAGAGTTTCACCAATGTCAAGAAGTAAGATTTTAGAGGCATGACACACttgcttttttgaaaattttttttttcttatgatttttccCTTTAGTCATGCCAGAAGATTTTgttgacctttttaaaattttgagtatttTCTTCATGTCTTAAAGCAGTTTTTCTAATGTAGTCCTACTTTGAAGTCTAAAAACATTTTGTAGGGCTTGACAATCATAGAAACTTGTAAACTAAAGTTGGCCAACCTCCCAATTCTCATTGTCACAGAGATCCAACCTAGTCAGAGGAAATACACACATCCTAAAGATCAGCTACATTGACATTTACATGCAGGTGCCCAGCCCTGTACCTGGCAGAGATCAGGCCTTTAATAATAGCTAGTTTCCAGAGTTAGATTATTACCTGAATCCCGAGAATGAGGACTCCTATACAAGAGCTCAAGTGCATACAAGGACAAGTAGAATCCTTTCTGCTTCTGAATTTGCAACTGGATAGTCTTTTCCTGTGCTTGTTCTGTCCTCTTTAAGCTCTGTCACCTTGCTCAGACTGATGCTGCTGCTTCTCTACTTGACCCCATACCCTGAGCACACCATGTAATTCTGCAAACATTGTCTTGTCCCAGAGACTTTTTCCAAAGGAAGGTGTGTTATTAGAATCAGGTGCATGCTCTTCAGCTCACTGTGGTCTGAGATGGGTCCACTGCCTGTGGGTCACCACTTGAGTAGCACTGAGTGACAGCGCTTGCCCCATGACTGTTTTATCACTGTCTATTCATCCTAGTATGTGTTTGCTCTAATAAGTGATGTTGAGCTACCTTGGCACTTAGGAACATTTTATCACCGGGACCACTCTGTAAATCTGGATGTGACCTGTTGTCAATGCCCTGAATAATTTCTGCTCATGTTTCAGTTTTTTATAGACACTACCTCTTGTGATTAATATAATGTCTATTGATTAAAAGTGCTAAAGATTCATGAAAGATTTTTGTTTAGTGTTCCCTCTATCCATGAACAGTACTAAGAACTGTTTGTTGGGATTtgagaaacatttatttgttggtgctggggtttgaacacaGAGCGTCATGCATGCTGagtgtgcactctaccactgagccacacccgtAGCTCATTAAATGTTTGAGCCAGGTGAGGTgatgtaagaccctgtctcaattaaataaaagaagaagctgcatgcctataatcccagtgatttgggaggctgagaaaggaggatggcaagttcgaatccagccttagcaacttagcaaggtcttaagcagCTTATCAGGTCTatgtcttaaaactaaaaaataagaacaacaaaaagctgggatgtagctcagtggtaaagtgttcctggttTCAAGCTCTagtaacaaacaaataaaaaagggctgagaatgtatctcagtggtagagcacacctatGTTCCATTCCTatcaccctcccccccaaaaaagtggaCAGAGAATTGAGACATCTTAATATAAATATAGTTTAATGTATTGCCATAAGGATTGAAACCACATTTATGAGAGAATACAGTTGTTCCTCCAAGAATTCTATTTAAatgcagaaagaattttttaaagaaatgaaaaagagcaggagttttcacattttaaaaactgactcTGAACCATCCAGGAGCCTATAAAGCACAGATTGAGAACAGTGTGTCCCAGATAAGCTACATGTAGCCAAACTATAATCAGATTGTTCCATTTACTTGAGCAATTCTTGATTTTGTTACCCAGCGCTGTCAgtgcatttatattttgtttgttaaagTGTCTTTTGTTCAGAAGTGATTTTATACTCACACTGATGCAACTTTGTCTGCCCATCAAGTGATTAATGACTCAATTGCTCTCATTAACTAGAGATCGCAGGCAAACCGGGAAGGCTGTAAGACCCGCAGCCAGTATAGGACCCGCAGCCAGTACAAACTTTCTGGACCTCTCAGGGTGGCGATGAAGTTCCCAGCACGAAACACCAGGAGTGCAGCCAACAAAAAAGTGGCACCCACTAAGCCTTCAGAGAATTTCACTATTGATTCCAATTCTGATTCAGAAGATGAAAGTGGCATGAACTTTCTTGAGAAAAGGGCTTTAAATATAAAGCAGAACAAAGCAATGGTATGTAATAATTTTGAACATGTCAAaactttccaacttttctctaaGCAGTTTGTTACTTAGACTCGTTTCTTTATCTTCTGTGTAGCTGTGAAGTCTTCATGATGGAGGATatagcccagtgatagagcaGTCTTGGCAGGCGCATGGCCCTGGGTACAATCTCATGTACTCCCTtcccccccaatttttttcccctcaaactgcttcttttaaaatctattaagCACAGAGGTGACATCAGAAACTCTTTGAATTTGTTAACTTAAAGCTGCTAGTGTAGTTTTCACAAATaagttgctcttttttttttttttttttgtgtgtgtgtgtgtgtgtgtgtgtgtgtgtgtgtgtgtgttgctggggattgaacccagggccttgtgcatgcaaaacaagcactctcccaactgagctatccccagccccttcagcaCTTATTTTAACCaagaatttctatttaatttcttccctttttaGCTTGCAAAACTCATGTCAGAATTAGAAAGCTTCCCTGGTTCCTTCCCTGGAAGACGTTCTCTCCCAGGCCCAAGATCAGTAAATGTAAGTCCTTGTTTGTAGTATTGTTTTGGGCAAGCCTAGGACAGATTTGTGTgagattttaaaatgcagtttccTATTTGGTCTTCTAGATGGTCAAAGGGTAACTAGAAGACTCTTTTTGGTAGCTCTGGATTACAGCTCCTACTGCCTGTGGAGCTCATACTCTTTTAGAGTGGCTATTTCCCTCCTTTCCAGTTAGGCAAAGCCCTTCAGCATGGTGAGGATTAAAGGCTGGTTTCAGCTTTCGCACATTTCTCCTTCATGGTAGATGGGTGATTGATGTATTTAAAATCCAagagtgaggggaaaaaaaggaaaaagtttatcAGCTCATGGCCCAAAATCATGTATGATGGTTTCCTGAAAATGAAGCTCAGACAACTGTGATAACAAAAGTAAAGTCTGCTTTATACTGACTCccatgaggaggaggaagggcagccaacaaggaaggggagaaggaaacCAAACACTCTATGCAATGTAGAGTGTGGGTTCATAGCTCAGGCGGAATCAGAAATTTTTGTTGGAACaggaggtaatttttttttttttttgcattaagtAGAATAATGCATAGACTGATTTGAGAGAAAATGGGCTTAAAATTCCAAAGACCATAATATGGATTTGGGGGCTCATTCTCTATGTAATGTGACATTTTCCCAAAGGGTTGCCTCTTTTTGTTATGGAATGAATGGGTGCCTCCTGCATGTATTTTTCAGCAGTCAAAGACACCCCGAAGGCGTACATTCCCAGGTGTGGCTTCCAGGAGGAACCCTGACCGGAGGGCTCGTCCTCTGACTAGGTCAAGGTCCCGCATCCTGGGGTCCCTTAGTGCTCTTCCcactgaagaggaggaggaagaaga
This window of the Ictidomys tridecemlineatus isolate mIctTri1 chromosome 7, mIctTri1.hap1, whole genome shotgun sequence genome carries:
- the Cdca7 gene encoding cell division cycle-associated protein 7 isoform X1, which codes for MKGRRVLQKDLRVKNLKKFRYMKLISMETSSSSDDSCDSFASDNFANTKPKFRSDISEELANVFYEDSDNESFCGFSESEVQDVLDHCGFLQKPRPDVTNKLASIFHADSDDESFCGFSESEIQDGMRSQANREGCKTRSQYRTRSQYKLSGPLRVAMKFPARNTRSAANKKVAPTKPSENFTIDSNSDSEDESGMNFLEKRALNIKQNKAMLAKLMSELESFPGSFPGRRSLPGPRSVNQSKTPRRRTFPGVASRRNPDRRARPLTRSRSRILGSLSALPTEEEEEEEEDDKFMLVRKRKTVDGYMNDDDTPRSRRPGSMTLPHIIRPVEEITEDELENICSNSREKIYNRSLGSTCHQCRQKTIDTKTNCRNPDCWGIRGQFCGPCLRNRYGEEVKDALLNPNWHCPPCRGICNCSFCRQRDGRCATGVLVYLAKYHGFGNVHDYLKSLKQEFEMQA
- the Cdca7 gene encoding cell division cycle-associated protein 7 isoform X3 is translated as MKGRRVLQKDLRVKNLKKFRYMKLISMETSSSSDDSCDSFASDNFANTRSQANREGCKTRSQYRTRSQYKLSGPLRVAMKFPARNTRSAANKKVAPTKPSENFTIDSNSDSEDESGMNFLEKRALNIKQNKAMLAKLMSELESFPGSFPGRRSLPGPRSVNQSKTPRRRTFPGVASRRNPDRRARPLTRSRSRILGSLSALPTEEEEEEEEDDKFMLVRKRKTVDGYMNDDDTPRSRRPGSMTLPHIIRPVEEITEDELENICSNSREKIYNRSLGSTCHQCRQKTIDTKTNCRNPDCWGIRGQFCGPCLRNRYGEEVKDALLNPNWHCPPCRGICNCSFCRQRDGRCATGVLVYLAKYHGFGNVHDYLKSLKQEFEMQA
- the Cdca7 gene encoding cell division cycle-associated protein 7 isoform X2 translates to MKGRRVLQKDLRVKNLKKFRYMKLISMETSSSSDDSCDSFASDNFANTKPKFRSDISEELANVFYEDSDNESFCGFSESEVQDVLDHCGFLQKPRPDVTNKLASIFHADSDDESFCGFSESEIQDGMRSQANREGCKTRSQYRTRSQYKLSGPLRVAMKFPARNTRSAANKKVAPTKPSENFTIDSNSDSEDESGMNFLEKRALNIKQNKAMLAKLMSELESFPGSFPGRRSLPGPRSVNQSKTPRRRTFPGVASRRNPDRRARPLTRSRSRILGSLSALPTEEEEEEEEDDKFMLVRKRKTVDGYMNDDDTPRSRRPGSMTLPHIIRPVEEITEDELENICSNSREKIYNRSLGSTCHQCRQKTIDTKTNCRNPDCWGIRGQFCGPCLRNRYGEEVKDALLNPPETGI